attttaaacattatgtctaattaattattacatataacattatactttttgaaattaaatttaggATTATGGGACGCTAGTAAAACGACTGTGTATTTtcgtacattttaaatattcttgagttttattataataatatgaaggtagatttaaaatattttgacataattttattagttaAACTCTCTGTCATGAGTACAATCTCCTCAAAATTATTTGCAACTGACGTGATGTTTAGAATTATTACtctcataatatataaattccACCGAAAAAACTCTCAACTGACTGTAATTTACATTATATTCGTCTCTGCTCAGAATACTAATGGTATTCTTTTTGTTCCAGCGCTATCGGGAGCCATGCGATCGACATAATCTCGCCACGACATCTGCGAGAGGGCGACATCTCCACAAATCCTGAGATAAAGACGTTTATAACCTCCTCCGACAAGATTAAGCGGCAGTACACGACGTAACTCGTGAGCATCGCGATTAcaggataaaaaaaaacattaaaaaggcTGTGGCATTCTCAACACAGCCCCGTAAAAAAGTTTTGGTGTGCAATTCGAAATTTGAAAAGTGACAGGTGTAGTGTTGTGCCGCGTTTAAACGCGTGCAGTGACTGGTAAACGGACTCGACGATGGCCACTACTGGCAGTGAGATGTGGCTGCAGTGGTTTGCCTGCTGCTACCAGCCCGAGGTCCACACGAGGCGCACGCGCAGAAGGATAGACAGATCCATGATTAGTGCACCAACCAATTTCCAGCACACGGGACACATAggtaagattttaatttatcaaaGGAATGTACGTATTGCCTTGATGTTTCAGATAACTTAACATAAATAAATGGGACAATTAATAAGATTTAAGCATTAC
Above is a genomic segment from Aricia agestis chromosome 18, ilAriAges1.1, whole genome shotgun sequence containing:
- the LOC121736157 gene encoding CDC42 small effector protein homolog gives rise to the protein MATTGSEMWLQWFACCYQPEVHTRRTRRRIDRSMISAPTNFQHTGHIGSSDMEMPSSLLHSIQNQMQSKGGYEVPHGVKVY